In the Bombus pyrosoma isolate SC7728 linkage group LG15, ASM1482585v1, whole genome shotgun sequence genome, one interval contains:
- the LOC122575414 gene encoding major facilitator superfamily domain-containing protein 6 isoform X2 — translation MPNYYAHEDYDYGAADGTSQEGPGRTIQQVPGARPIVDPQAQGEVDPTLYPQPKEATHKIRGKSDVIEYLFGSVDQELLTVKTFYFFFYSAFGSLFPLMGVYFKQMGMNAGQCGLLMGLRPFIEFLSAPFWGSLADRWQKGKVIFLASLSCWIIFTLPLAFMQPPATSCWVIRNNTPYLEPPNPKLRIVKRSANLDDFYHRNDEECLEIADNVVFERLRKDSKLNPLAALSLQMNKGTMNDVGENYDLNNDRVRRETQEGTSTSTEESPVEDLKYKQLVFEENDPEAKTIDFETLQRKNRPADVLEYKRFLNNQPLDDGRPPKKAYTHTKTRVKPPPMKVMVKRDASDEVSEEKESLSKFQTTTVRSPSKVSLLDEEEEEEEANENDENDDEDVQMPLVRTKRYVNVPHSGKSPHSVSNAANYNEEENKGWVKPLYSSIVYRLPDIQKTFFLLLLLVIVGEFFSAPAITLADSAVITLLGEDADKYGHQRMFGSLGWGLAMFFVGIALDHSTAFSEHPCGPDAMEKNYTICFAIFSVLMGAALITATQINFKYDFPVTELEVEKPPAEPTREEQLQSQLSQQLNLPSLQDSSAAVNLNVKQQPPEGKTKMFAQTTREIPEWVTVLKQFKDLKCASFLFVAWFMGFGIGLIFTFLFWHLQDYNGTPTLFGVASVINHISEIFAYFFSFKLIRQIGHVKVLCMGLGGNVFRFLYISYLTIPWWVLPFEFIQGITHAAVWAACCSYISHNTPPQLRTSAQGVLQGIHHGLGRGCGAVIGGMFVDAYGTTATFRAYGLICIVVLGAFVFINFYRKDTGFVSELPQTEDPRQVAEATHLAPHGVPSNAIPRALSSTRLHELANQDTGYGATYQTGDTLNVPGANGGPVNPTNPFLNTGGGGGGGYNYALQ, via the exons ATGCCGAATTACTATGCACACGAGGATTACGATTATGGGGCAGCCGATGGAACATCGCAGGAGGGTCCTGGTAGAACGATACAACAGGTGCCAGGTGCCAGGCCCATAGTGGACCCACAAGCCCAAGGAGAGGTCGATCCCACCTTGTATCCTCAACCAAAGGAGGCGACGCACAAGATTCGTGGCAAGAGCGACGTGATCGAGTACCTGTTTGGTTCCGTAGATCAGGAATTGCTTACCGTGAAAACCTTctacttctttttctattcgGCCTTTGGTTCCCTTTTTCCTCTGATGGGAGTCTATTTCAAGCAGATGGGCATGAACGCTGGCCAGTGCGGTCTCCTGATGGGACTAAGACCCTTCATCGAGTTCCTTAGCGCGCCTTTCTGGGGTTCGTTGGCTGACAG GTGGCAGAAGGGCAAGGTGATTTTTTTAGCCTCTCTCTCTTGCTGGATCATCTTCACTCTTCCTCTGGCCTTCATGCAACCACCGGCCACATCGTGTTGGGTTATACGAAACAACACGCCGTATCTGGAACCACCGAACCCTAAATTAAGAATAGTTAAACGATCCGCAAATCTTGATGATTTTTATCatcgaaacgacgaagaatGTTTAGAGATCGCGGACAATGTCGTTTTCGAGAGGCTGCGTAAAGACAGCAAGCTAAATCCACTGGCGGCTCTCAGTTTACAAATGAATAAGGGCACGATGAACGATGTGGGGGAAAATTACGATCTCAATAACGATAGAGTTCGAAGAGAAACGCAAGAAGGAACGAGTACTTCAACGGAAGAGAGCCCTGTCGAAGATTTGAAATACAAACAGCTGGTGTTCGAAGAAAACGATCCCGAAGCTAAGACTATCGACTTTGAGACTCTGCAAAGGAAAAACCGTCCAGCTGATGTGCTCGAATACAAACGTTTCCTAAAT aACCAACCTTTGGACGATGGAAGACCACCAAAGAAGGCGTATACGCACACCAAGACGAGAGTGAAACCACCACCAATGAAGGTCATGGTGAAAAGAGACGCCAGTGATGAAGTTTCAGAGGAGAAGGAGTCTCTATCCAAGTTTCAAACGACCACCGTGAGGTCTCCAAGTAAGGTATCCTTGTtggacgaagaggaagaagaagaagaagcgaacgaaaatgatgaaaatgatGATGAAGATGTCCAGATGCCGTTGGTTAGGACCAAACGTTACGTCAACGTACCTCACTCCGGCAAGAGTCCTCATAGTGTTTCCAATGCTGCGAATTACAACGAAGAGGAGAACAAAGGATGGGTGAAACCTCTCTACAGTTCGATTGTCTACAGGTTACCG GACATCCAAAAAACCTTCTTCCTCCTGTTACTGTTGGTGATAGTCGGTGAATTCTTCTCGGCGCCTGCGATCACTCTAGCTGACTCTGCCGTCATCACTTTATTAGGCGAAGACGCGGACAA GTACGGTCACCAGCGAATGTTCGGTAGTTTAGGCTGGGGTCTTGCTATGTTCTTCGTCGGTATCGCTCTAGATCATAGCACTGCGTTCTCCGAGCATCCATGCGGTCCAGATGCAATGGAGAAGAATTATACGATCTGCTTCGCGATCTTCAGCGTCCTCATGGGTGCCGCTCTGATCACTGCCACGCAGATCAACTTTAAATACGATTTTCCGGTCACGGAACTG GAAGTGGAGAAGCCTCCTGCAGAGCCAACAAGGGAGGAGCAGCTGCAGAGTCAACTGTCTCAACAGCTGAATCTGCCCAGTCTTCAGGACTCGTCTGCAGCGGTAAATCTGAATGTGAAACAACAACCGCCTGAAGGCAAG ACGAAAATGTTCGCTCAAACGACGCGAGAGATCCCGGAATGGGTGACCGTATTGAAGCAATTCAAAGACCTCAAGTGCGCATCCTTCCTTTTCGTCGCGTGGTTCATGGGATTCGGTATCGGGCTGATTTTTACCTTCCTCTTTTGGCATCTTCAGGACTACAATGGCACACCGACTCTATTTGGTGTCGCCTCCGTGATCAATCACATTTCCGAGATATTTGCTTACTTCTTCAGCTTTAAACTGATCCGTCAAATCGGTCACGTGAAG GTGTTGTGCATGGGACTGGGTGGAAACGTGTTTCGtttcctttatatttcttatctgACGATTCCATGGTGGGTGCTGCCTTTCGAGTTCATCCAGGGGATAACCCATGCGGCTGTGTGGGCCGCGTGTTGCAGCTACATCTCTCATAACACGCCTCCACAATTGCGTACAAGCGCGCAGGGTGTTCTTCAAGGTATCCATCATGGTCTTGGCAGGGGATGCGGAGCTGTGATCGGTGGCATGTTCGTCGACGCTTACG GAACAACTGCGACATTCCGAGCTTACGGTCTCATCTGCATCGTCGTTCTTGGCGCGTTCGTGTTCATCAACTTTTACAGAAAGGATACAGGCTTCGTCTCCGAGCTGCCGCAGACGGAGGATCCTCGTCAAGTAGCCGAAGCGACACATCTGGCACCGCACGGTGTACCTAGCAACGCCATTCCTCGCGCTCTCAGCTCTACTCGACTGCACGAGTTGGCTAATCAAGACACGGGCTACGGTGCCACTTATCAAACTGGCGATACTCTCAACGTGCCAGGTGCGAATGGAG
- the LOC122575414 gene encoding major facilitator superfamily domain-containing protein 6 isoform X1, translating to MPNYYAHEDYDYGAADGTSQEGPGRTIQQVPGARPIVDPQAQGEVDPTLYPQPKEATHKIRGKSDVIEYLFGSVDQELLTVKTFYFFFYSAFGSLFPLMGVYFKQMGMNAGQCGLLMGLRPFIEFLSAPFWGSLADRWQKGKVIFLASLSCWIIFTLPLAFMQPPATSCWVIRNNTPYLEPPNPKLRIVKRSANLDDFYHRNDEECLEIADNVVFERLRKDSKLNPLAALSLQMNKGTMNDVGENYDLNNDRVRRETQEGTSTSTEESPVEDLKYKQLVFEENDPEAKTIDFETLQRKNRPADVLEYKRFLNNQPLDDGRPPKKAYTHTKTRVKPPPMKVMVKRDASDEVSEEKESLSKFQTTTVRSPSKVSLLDEEEEEEEANENDENDDEDVQMPLVRTKRYVNVPHSGKSPHSVSNAANYNEEENKGWVKPLYSSIVYRLPDIQKTFFLLLLLVIVGEFFSAPAITLADSAVITLLGEDADKYGHQRMFGSLGWGLAMFFVGIALDHSTAFSEHPCGPDAMEKNYTICFAIFSVLMGAALITATQINFKYDFPVTELEVEKPPAEPTREEQLQSQLSQQLNLPSLQDSSAAVNLNVKQQPPEGKTKMFAQTTREIPEWVTVLKQFKDLKCASFLFVAWFMGFGIGLIFTFLFWHLQDYNGTPTLFGVASVINHISEIFAYFFSFKLIRQIGHVKVLCMGLGGNVFRFLYISYLTIPWWVLPFEFIQGITHAAVWAACCSYISHNTPPQLRTSAQGVLQGIHHGLGRGCGAVIGGMFVDAYGTTATFRAYGLICIVVLGAFVFINFYRKDTGFVSELPQTEDPRQVAEATHLAPHGVPSNAIPRALSSTRLHELANQDTGYGATYQTGDTLNVPGANGGPVNPTNPFLNTGGGGGGGYNYGMTGNGEDEYIRRSFQLYNEVISREFDLVKPPPIVTHLHAQQPCTNPFHQHDYEW from the exons ATGCCGAATTACTATGCACACGAGGATTACGATTATGGGGCAGCCGATGGAACATCGCAGGAGGGTCCTGGTAGAACGATACAACAGGTGCCAGGTGCCAGGCCCATAGTGGACCCACAAGCCCAAGGAGAGGTCGATCCCACCTTGTATCCTCAACCAAAGGAGGCGACGCACAAGATTCGTGGCAAGAGCGACGTGATCGAGTACCTGTTTGGTTCCGTAGATCAGGAATTGCTTACCGTGAAAACCTTctacttctttttctattcgGCCTTTGGTTCCCTTTTTCCTCTGATGGGAGTCTATTTCAAGCAGATGGGCATGAACGCTGGCCAGTGCGGTCTCCTGATGGGACTAAGACCCTTCATCGAGTTCCTTAGCGCGCCTTTCTGGGGTTCGTTGGCTGACAG GTGGCAGAAGGGCAAGGTGATTTTTTTAGCCTCTCTCTCTTGCTGGATCATCTTCACTCTTCCTCTGGCCTTCATGCAACCACCGGCCACATCGTGTTGGGTTATACGAAACAACACGCCGTATCTGGAACCACCGAACCCTAAATTAAGAATAGTTAAACGATCCGCAAATCTTGATGATTTTTATCatcgaaacgacgaagaatGTTTAGAGATCGCGGACAATGTCGTTTTCGAGAGGCTGCGTAAAGACAGCAAGCTAAATCCACTGGCGGCTCTCAGTTTACAAATGAATAAGGGCACGATGAACGATGTGGGGGAAAATTACGATCTCAATAACGATAGAGTTCGAAGAGAAACGCAAGAAGGAACGAGTACTTCAACGGAAGAGAGCCCTGTCGAAGATTTGAAATACAAACAGCTGGTGTTCGAAGAAAACGATCCCGAAGCTAAGACTATCGACTTTGAGACTCTGCAAAGGAAAAACCGTCCAGCTGATGTGCTCGAATACAAACGTTTCCTAAAT aACCAACCTTTGGACGATGGAAGACCACCAAAGAAGGCGTATACGCACACCAAGACGAGAGTGAAACCACCACCAATGAAGGTCATGGTGAAAAGAGACGCCAGTGATGAAGTTTCAGAGGAGAAGGAGTCTCTATCCAAGTTTCAAACGACCACCGTGAGGTCTCCAAGTAAGGTATCCTTGTtggacgaagaggaagaagaagaagaagcgaacgaaaatgatgaaaatgatGATGAAGATGTCCAGATGCCGTTGGTTAGGACCAAACGTTACGTCAACGTACCTCACTCCGGCAAGAGTCCTCATAGTGTTTCCAATGCTGCGAATTACAACGAAGAGGAGAACAAAGGATGGGTGAAACCTCTCTACAGTTCGATTGTCTACAGGTTACCG GACATCCAAAAAACCTTCTTCCTCCTGTTACTGTTGGTGATAGTCGGTGAATTCTTCTCGGCGCCTGCGATCACTCTAGCTGACTCTGCCGTCATCACTTTATTAGGCGAAGACGCGGACAA GTACGGTCACCAGCGAATGTTCGGTAGTTTAGGCTGGGGTCTTGCTATGTTCTTCGTCGGTATCGCTCTAGATCATAGCACTGCGTTCTCCGAGCATCCATGCGGTCCAGATGCAATGGAGAAGAATTATACGATCTGCTTCGCGATCTTCAGCGTCCTCATGGGTGCCGCTCTGATCACTGCCACGCAGATCAACTTTAAATACGATTTTCCGGTCACGGAACTG GAAGTGGAGAAGCCTCCTGCAGAGCCAACAAGGGAGGAGCAGCTGCAGAGTCAACTGTCTCAACAGCTGAATCTGCCCAGTCTTCAGGACTCGTCTGCAGCGGTAAATCTGAATGTGAAACAACAACCGCCTGAAGGCAAG ACGAAAATGTTCGCTCAAACGACGCGAGAGATCCCGGAATGGGTGACCGTATTGAAGCAATTCAAAGACCTCAAGTGCGCATCCTTCCTTTTCGTCGCGTGGTTCATGGGATTCGGTATCGGGCTGATTTTTACCTTCCTCTTTTGGCATCTTCAGGACTACAATGGCACACCGACTCTATTTGGTGTCGCCTCCGTGATCAATCACATTTCCGAGATATTTGCTTACTTCTTCAGCTTTAAACTGATCCGTCAAATCGGTCACGTGAAG GTGTTGTGCATGGGACTGGGTGGAAACGTGTTTCGtttcctttatatttcttatctgACGATTCCATGGTGGGTGCTGCCTTTCGAGTTCATCCAGGGGATAACCCATGCGGCTGTGTGGGCCGCGTGTTGCAGCTACATCTCTCATAACACGCCTCCACAATTGCGTACAAGCGCGCAGGGTGTTCTTCAAGGTATCCATCATGGTCTTGGCAGGGGATGCGGAGCTGTGATCGGTGGCATGTTCGTCGACGCTTACG GAACAACTGCGACATTCCGAGCTTACGGTCTCATCTGCATCGTCGTTCTTGGCGCGTTCGTGTTCATCAACTTTTACAGAAAGGATACAGGCTTCGTCTCCGAGCTGCCGCAGACGGAGGATCCTCGTCAAGTAGCCGAAGCGACACATCTGGCACCGCACGGTGTACCTAGCAACGCCATTCCTCGCGCTCTCAGCTCTACTCGACTGCACGAGTTGGCTAATCAAGACACGGGCTACGGTGCCACTTATCAAACTGGCGATACTCTCAACGTGCCAGGTGCGAATGGAG